Below is a genomic region from Tepidiforma bonchosmolovskayae.
CCCTCAGCCAGTCGGCGTTGTACTGTGCGATGTCCATCGGTCCTCCATCGGGGGCAGGTGCGGCCCCGCGGAGTGTACCCCGGCGTCCGCCCCTGGGGTCACTCCAGTTCGACGATGAGGGTCGCCCGCTCGTTGTCGATTGCGTTGATGGACACCCGCGCCACGCCTTCCAGGTTGGCCAGCCGCTCCTGGAAGTCGAGCAGCTCGCCGAACCCCTTCCCCCGCACGTCAACCTGCAGCCGGCGCCCGCGCAGCTCGGAGTCCGCCTGCCCGGCCGGCGGCGGCTCGGCCGGGGGCCGCGCGCTCTTCTGACCTTTCAGCCCTCCGGCGAGCCCCTCGAGCCCGGCCACAACCTGCGCGATGCTCGCCGCCGCCGCGAGGTACTCCTGGCGCAGCTGCAGGAGCGGCGCCGCAATCGCCTCAGAAAGCGCCCCTGCCACCGACGACGGTGAGCTGCCTGCCTGGGCACGCGTCGCTTCCGCGAGCCGGTCCTCGAGTTCTGCCAGCCGGTCGAGGAGCCGCTCGTAGTCCTGGCGCAACAGGTCGTACCGCCGCCGCAGCTGGCGCACCGTCGCATCCCCCGACGCAGCTTCCTGCAATCGCTCCAGGATCACATCCTCAGGCTCGCTGTCGTGCTCTCCCACGTCAACCTTCCCGGGAGGTACGCGCCCGGGAGCCGCGGGAGTGCCTCAGGCCTGCCGGGCCGGGAGCATCGTTCGCTCCCGACCGCCCTCGAGCCGATATCCGAACCCCCGCACCGTCACCAGGTACCGCGGGGCCTGCTCGTCCGGCTCGAGCTTCCGCCTGATCCGGCGGACGTAGACCTTAAACACGTCCTGTGCTTCCCGCGGAAGATAGCGGTAATCATCCGAGACGGCGTTCAGGATTTCGTGCGGCTTGAGCACCCGCCCGCTGTTGCGGGCCATGTACTCCACGATCCGGAATTCCGCCGCGGTGAGTGGTACCACCATCCCCCCGCGCTGCACCTCGCATCGATCAACATCGACCACAAGGTCGCCGACCTGAAGGACGCCGCTATTCGCGCCGCTGGCCGCATCATACGCCCCGGCCCGCCGCAGCACGGCGCGCACCTGCGCGACCACCACCCGCGGGTCTGCCCCTAGCTCCAGGCAGGCCTCGGCCCCGGCCGTAAATGCCTCGGCGACCAGCTCCGGGAGCGCTGCATCGAATACCGCGACCACCGGCCTCCCGCACGCTGCCAGCCGCGCGACATCAACCAGCCCGGAAACTCCGTCGCAATCGATCGCGCGGCAGACCAGGTCGAATTCCCCCGACTCCGCCATCCGCAGCGCTGCTTCGCCGGGCTCCCGCTCGAGCACCGCCAGTCCGCCGCTGTGCAGCGCACGGACAAAGTGGCGGGTCTCCATGGCGCCCGGAGCAACCAGCAGGCAGCTGAGGAAGCGGGGAGAAAGGCTGCCGTCCATCGTTACCTGTACGTTCCCGAATCTCCACCGGGGCAGGCCCCGGGCCGGTGCGTGGGATTATATCCACGTTTGTCAAGAGGTAAAGACCCTATTTTTGTCGCCGGTCTCCCTGATGTCGCCGGCGCCCGCGCGCCGCCCGCAAAATCGGGCGAATCCCGAATTGTTGCGCCCGCCCGGGCCGGCCGAATCTTTCGATATGGGACAGGCACAGCGCATCCACACCTACGACGACGAACTTCACGAGCGCCGGCGCCGGCTCGCCATCGTGCGCCCTATCGTGGATTTCGAAGAGGAGCGCCTGAAGCGCCTCCGCGAAAAGGCGCGCGACACCCGCGACCCCTGACCTGGGGCCGGCGGCGCGTTTGCCGGGCCGGGCAGGCCGCTCCTATACTTCGGAGACTGCACCGCCGTTCGCCAGAACGCACCTACGCGTCCCCGGAGTCGCCAGAGCATGCCAATCACCACCAAGCGCGAGTGGCTGCAGGGCCCCTACGCCAAAGCTGTCCAGCGCGCCCCCGAGCGCCAGCCCTCCTTCGAAACCACCGGGCGGATGCCCATCGAGCCGATCTACACCCAGGACGACCTCGAAGGCTGGGACCCTGTCACCCAGCTCGGCTTCCCCGGCGAGTTCCCCTTCACTCGCGGCATCCAGCCCACCATGTACCGCGGCCGCTTCTGGACCATGCGCCAGTACGCTGGCTTCGGCACCGCGGAAGAATCGAACCAGCGCTACCGCTACCTCCTCGCCCAGGGCCAGACCGGCCTCTCCGTGGCGTTCGACCTCCCCACTCAGATCGGCTACGACTCGGATGACCCCATGGCCGCCGGCGAGGTCGGCAAGGTCGGCGTCGCCATCGACTCCATCGAGGATATGCTCACCCTCTTCGATGGCATCCCGCTCGATAAAGTCACCACCTCCATGACCATCAACGCGACGGCCGCCATCCTCCTCGCGCTCTACGTGGCCGTCGGCAAGCACCAGGGCGTCCCGCCTGAGGAGCTCGGCGGGACCGTCCAGAACGATATCCTCAAGGAATACATCGCCCGCGGGACGTACATCTACCCGCCCAAGCCCTCCATGCGGCTCATCACCGACATCTTTGCCTACTGCAAAGACAACGTGCCGCAGTGGAACACCATCTCCATCTCCGGCTACCACATGCGCGAGGCGGGCTGCACGGCCGCCCAGGAGATCGCCTTCACCCTCGCGAACGGCATCGCCTACGTCGAGGCCGCCATCGGCGCCGGCCTCGATGTCGACGAGTTCGCCGGCCGGCTCTCCTTCTTCTTCGCCTGCCACAACAACTTCCTCGAAGAAGTGGCGAAGTTCCGCGCCGCCCGCCGCCTCTGGGCCCACATCATGCGCGACCGCTTCGAGGCGAAGAATTCCCGTTCTCAGATGCTCCGCTTCCATACCCAGACCGGCGGCGCAACCCTCACCGCCCAGCAGCCCGAGAACAACATCGTCCGCACCACGGTCCAGGCCCTCGCGGCCGTGCTCGGCGGCACCCAGTCGCTCCATACGAACTCCATGGACGAGGCCCTCGCCCTCCCGACCGAGAAGGCCGTCCAGATAGCCCTCCGCACCCAGCAGATTCTCGCTTACGAGAGCGGCGTCGCCGACGTCATCGACCCGCTCGGCGGCTCCTACTTTGTCGAAGACCTCACGAACCGGCTCGAAGCAGAAGCCCGGGAGTACATCAAAACGATCGACAGCATGGGCGGCGCACTGGCCGCCATCGAAAAGGGCTTCCAGCAGAAGGAGATCCAGGAAGCCGCCTACCGCTACCAGATGCAGGTCGAAAACAAGGAACGGATCATCGTCGGCGTCAACGAGTTCGTCGTCGCCGAGGAGGAGCACCCCGAGATCCTCCGCGTCGACCCCGCCATCGGGCAGCGCCAGGTCGAAAAGCTCCGGCGGCTCCGCGCCACCCGCGATAATGCCGCCGTCGAACGGATGCTCGACCGCATCGAACAGGCCGCCCGCGGCACCGAAAACCTCGTCCCGATCATGGTCGAGGCTGTCGAGAACCGGGTGACCCTGGGCGAAATCAGCCATCGCCTCCGCAAGGTCTGGGGCGAACAGCGCGAGCCGGTGTTCATCTGATGAGCGACGACGACGTCCGGACCCGCGCCGACGAACGGCGCCGCCTCCTCGCCGAGCTCGAACTCGAGCGCAACCAGTTCATCCGGAACGTCGAAACCTGCCGCATCCGCGACATCGAACGGCCGTTCATCGGCGACTGGTCGGTCAAAGACATCGTCGGTCACGTCGCGAGCTGGGAGGCGGAAGTCGTCACCGCCCTGCGGGAACTCCGCGCCGGCCGCCGTCCCGAGCTCTACGACTTCAACCGCAGCCGCCTCGACGCCTGGAACCAGGAGCACGTTGAGCGAAAGCGCAGCCTCGACTTTTTCAGCGTCCTCGAGCAGCTCAAGGATGGCCGCCACCGCCTCCTCGACGAGCTCGCCCACATCCCCGACGAAGACCTGGTCGACGAGGGCTCGCGCTACCGGAAACTTGTCCAGGCCGTTATCGACCACGACCGCGAACACTGGCACGCCATCGCCGCCCGCCTCGCCGGCATGGAGGGGGCCCGCCGCACCGGCGCCCAGTCGATCATCGAAGAAGCCACATCCTGAGGGGTACCGCACCAGTATGCTCACCAAAATCCACCACGTCGGCATCGTCGTGCACTCCGCCGACGAAGCCCTCAAGTTCTACCGCGACGCCCTTGGCCTGCCCGTCACCGCCGACCGCGTCATTGAAGACCAGGGCGTCCGCGGGGTTCTCCTCCAGATTGGCGACTCGGAAATCGAGCTGCTCGAGCCGACCCGCGACGATACCGGCGTCGCCCGCTTCCTCGCCAACCGCGGCGAAGGCATGCACCACATCTGCTTCGAATCCGACGACGTCGCAAAGGAACTCGAAGCCGCGCGCGAAAAGGGCATCGAACTCATCGACCAGGCGCCCCGCCTGGGCCTCGCCGGCATGATCGCCTTCCTCCACCCGCGCTCCAACCACGGCGTCCTTGTTGAGTTCGCCACCCCCATCGAGGGGCAGCACGGCCACTAGATGGACGGCATCGGCGCCACCCACATCGACCACATCGTCATCTCCTCGAATAACAGCGAGGTGGTCGCCGAGACGTTCCGCCGCAACATCGGCATCGAGATCCGGCGCACCATGAGCCGCCCGGGTACCGGCGCCCGCCTCGCCTTCGCGAAGCTCGGCGACGTCATCCTCGAATTCGCGGGGCCGCCTGAGCCCGACCCTGCAGCCGAGGTCAAAGCACGCCTCTGGGGCATGGTTCTCGCCGTCGCCGATATCGCCGCCGCCGTCGAACGGCTGCGCGGCCTTGGCTACGAAGTCACCGACCCGCGCCCCGCTGTCCAGCCCGGCGCGCTCATTGCCACGGTGAAGTCCGGCACGGGCGGCGTGCCGTTCGCCCTCATCCAGTACAACGCCATCCCGCACGAATCCCCCGCTGGAGCAGCACCATGAAAGCAAAGCGCATCGACCACGTCGGCATCGTCGTCAAGAACCTCGAAGAGGCCACCGCCACCTATGCCCGCAACTTCGGGCTCACGGTCGATCCCGCCCGCGGGGGCGAGGTCCCCGCACTGGGCATCAAGAATGCCTTCATGCCGATCGGCGAGAGCGACCTCGAGTTCATCCAGCCGCTCACCGATCAGGGGCCGGTCGCCCAGTTCGCCAAAGAGCGGGGCGAGGGCCAGTTCCTGCTCTCGATTGAAGTTGATGACGTCGCTGCAGCCGTCGAGCACCTCCGCAGCCTCGGCTTCCGCGTCGGCGACCCGAACAACGGCGTCGCCTTCGTCTCGCCGAAATCCTCGCACGGCGTCAACCTGCAGCTCATCCAGCGCCAGGGGCGCTGACTCGCTACCATAACGGACGAAGCATCACCAACGCCCCGGGGAAAGTCATGTCGACAGCAACCGCCACCGACAAAATCCGTGTCCTCATCGCCAAGCCCGGCCTCGACGGCCACGACCGCGGCGCCAAGGTCGTTGCCCGCGCCCTCCGCGATGGCGGCTGCGAAGTTATCTACACCGGCATCCGCCAGACGCCCGAGATGATCGCCGAAGCCGCCCTCCAGGAAGACGTCGATGTCGTCGGCCTCTCCATCCTCTCCGGCGCCCACCTCGAACTCTTCCCCCGCGTCGTCGAGGAGCTGAAGAAGCGCGGCCTTGATGATGTCCTCCTCTTCTGCGGCGGCATCATCCCCGAAGAAGACACCGAGGCCCTCCAGAAGCTCGGCTTCAAGGCGATCTTCCGCCCCGGCACGAATACCCAGGACATCGTCAAGTTCGTCTACGACAACGTGAAGAAGAAGTAACGTGGACGAACTGGTCCAGCGCTTCCTTGCGGGCGACCGCCGCGCGCTCGCTCGCATCATCACCCGCGTCGAAAACAGCACCCTCGAAGGGCGCGACTACGTTCGCGCCCTCTTCCCCCACTCCGGGCGCGCCCACATCGTGGGCATCACCGGCGGCGCAGGCTCCGGCAAGAGCACGCTGACCGGCGCGCTTACCGCCGAACTCCGCCGGCGAGGCCGCACCGTCGCTATCATCGCCGTCGACCCCTCCAGCCCCTTCACCCACGGCGCCCTGCTCGGCGACCGCATCCGCATGCAGGACGTCACCATGGACCCGGGCGTCTACATGCGTTCCATGGCCGGCCGCGGCGCCCTCGGCGGCCTCGCCCCGGCCATCGCCGATGTTGTCGCCGTCGTCGACGCCTTCGGATTCGACTACGTCATCGTCGAAACCATCGGCGCCGGCCAGGACGAGGTCGAAATCGCCGGCACCGCCATGACAACGGTCCTCGTCAACAATCCCGGCACCGGCGACGACATCCAGGCCCTCAAGGCCGGCATCATCGAAATCGCCGATATCCTCGTCGTCAACAAGGCCGACCACCCGGGGGCCGACGTCCTCGTCAGCCAGCTCCAGGCCCTCCTCGCCCTCTCCCCCGCAGACCACCGGCGGCCGCCCATCCTCAAAACCATCGCTACCCGCGGTGAAGGGCTGGCGCAGCTCGCCGACGCCATCGACGAGCACCGCGCCTACCTCGAACAGACCGGCCAGCTCGCGGCCCACCGCTCCGAGGATGCCCGCCATCAGCTCCTTGCCATCACGCAGCAGCTCATCCTCGAGGAGATCCGGCGCGCTGCCCCCGAGGCCGTCATCGAAACGCTCACCGGCCGCATCGCCAGCCGCGAACTCGACCCCCACACCGCCGCCGAAGAGCTCGCCGCCCTCGTCCTCCCCCGCGGGTGAGCAGTCCGCCCGTGCTACCATCGCCGGTGTGAGCAGTCAGCAGCGCATCCGCACCTGGTTCCGCAAAGGCGAGCGCGTCCGCTACATCTCCCACCTCGACGTGCTGCGCTTCTGGGAGCGCGCCATCCGCCGCGCCGGTCTCCCGCTCTCCTACTCCCAGGGCTTCACGCCCCATCCTAAGCTCGCCTTCGCCTCGCCCCTGCCCCTCGGCTTCACCGCCGAGCGCGAGGTCATGGATGTCCAGCTCGACGAGCGTATCGACCCCGCCGAGTTCCATGCGCGCCTCGCCGCCCAGGCCACCGGCGACCTCGCAGTCGTCGCCGTCCGCGAGGTTCCCCTCGGGGCGCCCCAGCCCCAGGCAGCGATGCTCTGGTCCGATTACCGTGCTGCAGTGCCCGGCCTTGATCCGGCCGAGGCCCGCGCCCGCATCGAGGCCTTCCTTGCCCTGCCGGCCTTCGAGTGGCGCGAGGAGCGCGGCGAACGCGAGCGCACCTACGACCTCCGCGCGGCCACCGCCTGGCTCACCGCCCGCCCGATCGACGGCGGCACCGAACTCGCGATGCGCCTGCGTACAGACCAGAACATAACCGCTCGCCCGGAGGCTATACTGGCGGCGCTCTTCCCCGGCTTCGAGCCGCAGAGCTACGTGCGCACCGACATCATCCTCGATGAACGGTCGCCAGCGAGGGAGCTATGGCGTCGCTACGGCCAGTACCTCTGACCACCTGCGAAATCCGGCCGGCAACGCCCGCCGATGCCCCCGAACTCTACGTCCTCTGGCAGCGCGTCCGCGAACATAACGCTGGGCTCGACCCCCGCATCGTCCTCGCTCCCGTTGCCCCCGACCAGTTCGCCGCCGCGCTCGAGCGCCAGCTCGGCCGCGGGTCGGCCACCGTCCTGGTCGCCGCCGACCGGGCCCGGCTCGCTGGATTCGTCTCTGGTGCCATCGAAACCGCCAGCGCCGACCGCCTTCCGGAGCGCCACGCCACCATCGGCTACCTCTGGGTCGAACCTGGCTACCGCCGCCGCGGCATCGGCCGCGCGCTCGTGGAAGCCGTCGCCCGCTGGGCCGCAGCGTACGATGGCGTCCGCCACTTCGAAATGCCGGTCCTCGCTGCAGATGTGGAGGCTGCCCGCTTCTGGGAAGCGCTCGGCTTCCGGCCGTTCATTGCCCGCCTGTGGGCGCCGCTCGCCCCCGAACCGGATGACGGCGGTGTGCCATGAGCCTCCTGTATCTCGTCCGCCACGGCGAAACCAACCACAACGCCGAGGAGCGGGGGCTCGGGCGCGCCGACGTGCCCCTCTCCGAACGCGGCCTCGAGCAGGCGTGCCTCATCGCCGCCCGGTTCGCGCGCGTGCCCCTCGATGCCGTCCTCAGCAGCCCGCTCCAGCGGGCCCTCGCCATCGCGCGGACCATCGCCGAACAGCACGCGCTCGCTGTCGATATCCGCCCCGAACTCACCGAACTCGATGTCGGCGACACCGAAGGCCTGGCCTATGCCGAAATCCGCACCCGCTTCCCCGACTTCTACGCAGCCTGGACCGGTGACAACCCGGTCCATGTCCCCATGCCCGGCGGCGAGTCCATCGCCGCGCTGGCGGAACGTCTCGCGCCGCTCGCAGACGAACTCCTCGGCGGCCCCGACCGCGTCATGGTGATCGTCTCGCACAACTTCACCCTCCGCGTCCTGGTTTGTCTCCTCCTCGGTATTCCGGTCGCAAACTTCCGCAACTTCCGGCTCGACCTCGGCTCGGTCACCACCATCTCCGTCCAGCACGGCCGCGCCGCCATCCAGGCCCTCAACGATGTCTGCCACCTCGACGCCTTGAATCTTTCGCCTGCCGCGCGTAGCGTCTCCACCTGAGCTTATGGCCCCGCCCAGCTTCCTCAGCCGCTCCCGCCTCATCATCGTGGCCAGCCTGCTCATCGGGAGCTACTTCGTCTACACCGCCGCGCTGGGCGCCTACCGTACGCAGCAGCTGAGCGAGTCCCGCGCCCAGGCCGAGCGCCAGCTGCGCCAGCTCGAAGAGCAGAAGGCCTACCTCGAAGCGGTCCGGGCCTACGTCGCCTCCGATGTGTACGTCGAACAGGAGGCTCGCCGCCGGTACGGCTACATTCGCGAAGGAGAAATCCCGTTTGTCGTCATCAGCCCGCCGGCCGCCGAAGAACAGCAGCCCGCCGGCCCCTGGTGGCAGCGGCTCTTCCCGCGCTGACGAACCCCTCGCCGGCGCCTGGTCCCCCGTCCCGGGCGCTCCCGCCCCGCAACGCGCTGCCGATTCGCTCCCGCCCGCGGTCCGCCGCGTCCTCCGCACCGTCGAACGGTTCGCCCGCGCTGAGCGCCTCTTCCGCGGCCGTCGCCGCCTCCTCGTCGCCGTTTCCGGTGGCCCCGATTCCCTCGCCTGCCTCCATCTTCTGCTCGCCCTCCGCGAAACGTTCGGCCTCGAACTCAAGGTCGCCCACTTCGACCACCAGCTTCGTCCCGGTTCCGCCGATGACCTCCAGTTCGTCCGCGACCATGCCGCCGCCCTCGGCCTCGAGGCGATTACCGGCGAAGGCCCCGTCCGCGAGGTTGCCGCCCGCCAGCGCCGCGGCATCGAGGAAACGGCCCGCCTCATGCGCTACCAGTTCCTCGCCTTCGCCGCCGAAAAAGAAGGGTGCGACGCGGTCGTCACCGGGCACACTGCCGACGACCAGGCCGAGACCGTCCTCCTCCACCTGCTTCGCGGGAGCGGCGTCCGCGGTATGCGCGGCATGCTCCCCGCTGCCCCCATCCCGGGAGCCCCGGGCCGCACGCTCCTCCGCCCGCTGCTCTGCATCCGCCGCGACGACACCGCTGCGGTATGCCGCGAACTCGGCCTCGAACCGCGCCTCGACGAATCGAACCGCGACCCTGCCCACACCCGGAACCGCATCCGCACGGAACTCCTCCCGGTGGCAGCCCGGTTCAACCCGTCCATCGCCGACGCCCTCCTCGGCCTCGCCGACAGCGCCCGGGAAGCGTTCGAGCTGCTCGAGAAGCGCTCGTTCGAGGCTCGCGCCGCCGCGCGGGGGCCGGTCGGAGCTATCTATGACCTCGCCGCGCTGGCCGGCCTCCCCGCCGAATCGCTCCTCCTTGTCATCGAACGGGAGGCCGCCTTCTTCCACCTCGAGCCCGAGGTCAACCGCACCCGCGTCCGCAATTTCCGCGAGGTTCTCCGGCGCGGCTCCGGCCAGGTTGCCTTCGGCGACACGGTCGTCGAGGTTTCAGCCGGCCGTGTGCGCATCGGTCCCCGCCTCGAACCGGTTGAGCCGGTCGCGCCGGTCATCCTCGACGTCCCGGGGAGCCGCCGCGTCGGGCCCTGGCGGGTTGACGTGCTGACGTCGCCCCTCGCCGCGGACCCCGCCGCACCGGTCGCCGCCCTCGCCACCCCTGCGTTGCGTGGCGCCCTCCGCGCCCGCTCAATCCAGCCCGGCGATACGCTCACCTGGCGCGGGCTCCGGCGGAAACTCTCTGACCTGTTCATTAACGAGAAGATTCCCGCGTGGGAGCGTCCCGGGTCGGTTGTTATCGCCGACGCCGAAGGCCCGGTCGCCGTGTTCACCGCCAGCCGGGTCTTCGTCCGCGATGCGCCCGGCCCGCCCGACCTCTGGGTCAGGCTCGCGGCCCTGCCGCGGCTGGCCGCGCCGTAGCGAATCGCGGGACCACCTCTTCCAGCATCCGCATTGTCTGGTCCATCAGATCTGCGTCATCCGACGCGATCGGCCGCACCACGAACTTCGAAATGCCGGCTGCGATGAACTCCTCGATCCGTCGCGCGATGTCGTCGGCCGACCCGGCAACGACCAGCCCCGCCGGGTCCGCGACGCCCGGCAGGCGCGCCAGCGCCGCCAGCTGCCGCTGCACCGCCGGGTCCTCCGCCGACCCGAACCGGTACGAAAAGCCGGCACCGTAGTGATCATCGTCGATCGCCCGGCCGTACTCCGCGGCCTTCTCCCGGATCGCCCGGACAATGGGGGCAACCTGCGCCGGCGTCTGCAGCCCGGCGAGCCACCCGGTGCCAACCCGCGCTGTCCTCCGTATGGCCGCCTCCGAGCTGCCGCCGATCCACAGCGGCAGCGGCTGCTGCACCGGCCGCGGGCTGATGGCGGCGTCGACGTACCGGTAGTGCTTCCCTTCGAAGGTCACCCGGTCCTCGCTCCACAGCCGCGCCATGATCACGAGCGCCTCGTCCGCCTGCTCGCCGCGACCGCGGGGGTCCCGCCCCGTCGCCCGCCACTCCGGCGCCCGCTCGTCGCCTACGCCGAACACCGGCAGCAGCCGGCCGCCGCTGAGGAAGTCCAGCGTCGCGCACTCCTTCGCCAGCACCAGCGGGTCCCGGAATGGCACGATGACGGCGTTCATTCCCGCCTTCAGCCGTTTCGTCCGGCCGAGCGCCATCCCGATGGCCGCCATCGGCTCGAGCGTCGGCGTGTGCGACACCAGCCGCTCGCTGAACCAGACCGAATCCGCGCCCTGTTCCTCGAGCAGGTCGATCCACGCGTGGTACGCCCCGACCGACGAAAACGGAAATCCGGCCACTCCGAAGCCGATGCCGATGCCCATGTCTTTCTCCCTCGCGAAGCCTTACTCGCGCACGAACTGCGCGAAGAACCGGGTCAGCCGCGCGTGGAGCCCCGGCTCAGCAGCCAGGAGCCCGCGCACAATCGGCCGCGGCTGATTGAACGTCAGCGGGTCGCCGAGGACCCCCGTGACCCGCAGGCCCGCAGCCCGGCAGAGTGCGACCCCGGCTGCGACATCCCATTCGGCCCGCCCGAAGCCCGTCAGCGTCGCGTTGCCTTCGCCCCGGGCGAGGAGCGCGAGCCGGTAGGCCACACTCCCCACCGGACGCACGATTGTGCCCTCGGGCAGCGGCGGCAGGTCGTCCCACGCGTGCTCGCCCCGCCCCACAAGTGCCTCGAACGGCTGGCCGGTCGGCTCCGTCGGCGGGCGCTCTTCCGCTCCGCAGCACGCAGCCGCGAACAGCTCGCCGGTGGCCGGGTTGTGCACCACGCCCAGGACCGGCTCGCCGCCGACGACCAGCGCGATGGAAACCGCGTATTCCGGGATGCCCTGCAGGAACTCTCGCGTGCCGTCGATCGGGTCCACGACCCACGTCCGCGCGGCCCTGAGCCGCGCCGGCGAGTCCCGGTGCTCCTCGCTCAGCCACCCGTCGCCCGGGAATGCGCCGAGCAGCCGCCGCTCGAGCAGCGCCGCCGCCTCGAGGTCCGCCTCGGAAACGAGTTCGCGGCCCGCCTTCCGGCCGTACCGGACTCCCGACCGGCGCAGCCGTTCGATGACTGCCCCTGCCTCCAGCGCTGCCTCCCGGGCCGCCTTCAGCTCGCGCTCGAACACACCGTCCATTCTAGGGACGGCCGCCGCCGCAGGCTCAGGCGAAGGCAGCGAACAGCTCCTCGAACGCCTTCACCTGTCCGCCCTTCGTCGATGAAGGGACGACAATCGGCGTCTTCACGCCCACCGCATACCACTGCTCCAGCCCCTCGAACACCTGCTTCCGTGTGCCGAAGAGCGTGCAGTCTGCAAGCCAGCGGTCGCTCATCAGGCCGGGCAGGGCCTCCCGGTCGCCGCGCGCAAGCGCTGCCTCAATCGCCTCCATCTCCTCAACGTAGCCCGCTTCCTTCCAGTAGTTCCGGTAGTTCGGCAGCATCACGTAGCCCGTGAGCACCCGCTTCATCACGTTCGCGGCCGCTGCCGGGTCCTCGTCGTCGATGCACATCGGGATCATGTCGCCGATGAAGAAGTCGCCCTCCCGTTTCTCCTGCGGAATGTGCGAGAGCGAGTCCGGCATATGCGAGCGGGCCGCGTTCGCCCACACCGCGCCCTCCGCGATCTCCACCGCCAGCTCAACCATCTTCTTCCGCAGCGTCGCCAGCACAATCGGCGGGAGCGGCCCCACCTGCGGCGCAGCGGCCCGCATCGCCTCCACGTACCTCCGCATGTCGCTCAGCGGCTTCCCGGTCTTCGCGCCGATCCGCTGGTTGGCCGGCTCGTGGCTCACGCCGATGCCGAGGTAGAACCGCCCGTCGCTGATCTCGTGGATGTACGCCGCCGATTGCGCAAGGTCGAACGGCACGCGGTAGTAGATCGGGATGATCGACGTTCCGAATTTGATCGTCGACGTTGCGTGGGCGATGGAGAGGCACAGCCCCATCCCGTCTCCGAAACTGGCGCAGTAAATCCCTGCGAACCCGGCAGCCTCGAGCTGCTTTGCGGTCTCGACGGTCCATTTGCGGCGGCCGACCGCCGCGGCAAGCGCCACCGCTGGCTTCTGCATGCGTCTCTGCTCCTCAACAACGAAGTCGTGACCGCGACTATACGGAACGCCGGCCTTACCGGCCCGCCGCTGTCAGGCCTCTCGCCGGTAGCGCAGCATCCGCCCCGCGCCCGCGCCGGTGTGGACGCCGTCCTCATACGCCACCTGCCCGTTCACCACCACCATGCGAATCCCGCGCGGCTCCTGTTTCGGCTCCGCATAGGTGGCCCGGTCTTCGATTGTCGCCGGGTCGAACAGCACGAGGTCGGCGAACCATCCCTCGGCCACCCGCCCGCGACCGGCGATGCCGAACCGCTCGCACGGCGCTGAGGTCATCTTCCGGATTGCCTCTTCGAGCGGCAGGACACCCCGCTCCCGCACATACCGGGCGAGCACCCGGGGCATGGTCCCGAACAGCCGGGGGTGCGGGTTCCCCTTCAGCACCGGGATGCCGTCCGAGCCGATGAACACCCGTGGGTGGCGCAGGTTCGTCTCGATGTCCGCCTCGTCGATGATGAAGTGGATGCAGATGACTTCCCGGCCCCGCGGGCTGGTGAGCATCTCCCGCACCGCCTCCTCGACCGTCCACCCGCGCCCGGCCGCGATCTCCGGCACCATCCGCCCCTCGAATTCCGGGTAGTCGGGGCAGGTCGCAATCATCACGCCCCCTGCCCACTCCCGGTCGATGGCCGAGAGGTTCACGTACTGCCACATCGGCCCGCTTCCCGCCGTATAGGGGTAGACGTCCAGCGTCACACTCGTCCCCGAAGCGTGGGCAGCATCCGCCTTCGCCAGGGACGCCGCCACCCGGCC
It encodes:
- a CDS encoding VOC family protein, which gives rise to MKAKRIDHVGIVVKNLEEATATYARNFGLTVDPARGGEVPALGIKNAFMPIGESDLEFIQPLTDQGPVAQFAKERGEGQFLLSIEVDDVAAAVEHLRSLGFRVGDPNNGVAFVSPKSSHGVNLQLIQRQGR
- a CDS encoding VOC family protein; the encoded protein is MDGIGATHIDHIVISSNNSEVVAETFRRNIGIEIRRTMSRPGTGARLAFAKLGDVILEFAGPPEPDPAAEVKARLWGMVLAVADIAAAVERLRGLGYEVTDPRPAVQPGALIATVKSGTGGVPFALIQYNAIPHESPAGAAP
- a CDS encoding winged helix-turn-helix transcriptional regulator — protein: MDGSLSPRFLSCLLVAPGAMETRHFVRALHSGGLAVLEREPGEAALRMAESGEFDLVCRAIDCDGVSGLVDVARLAACGRPVVAVFDAALPELVAEAFTAGAEACLELGADPRVVVAQVRAVLRRAGAYDAASGANSGVLQVGDLVVDVDRCEVQRGGMVVPLTAAEFRIVEYMARNSGRVLKPHEILNAVSDDYRYLPREAQDVFKVYVRRIRRKLEPDEQAPRYLVTVRGFGYRLEGGRERTMLPARQA
- the mce gene encoding methylmalonyl-CoA epimerase, producing MLTKIHHVGIVVHSADEALKFYRDALGLPVTADRVIEDQGVRGVLLQIGDSEIELLEPTRDDTGVARFLANRGEGMHHICFESDDVAKELEAAREKGIELIDQAPRLGLAGMIAFLHPRSNHGVLVEFATPIEGQHGH
- a CDS encoding maleylpyruvate isomerase N-terminal domain-containing protein, with translation MSDDDVRTRADERRRLLAELELERNQFIRNVETCRIRDIERPFIGDWSVKDIVGHVASWEAEVVTALRELRAGRRPELYDFNRSRLDAWNQEHVERKRSLDFFSVLEQLKDGRHRLLDELAHIPDEDLVDEGSRYRKLVQAVIDHDREHWHAIAARLAGMEGARRTGAQSIIEEATS
- a CDS encoding acyl-CoA mutase large subunit family protein; the protein is MPITTKREWLQGPYAKAVQRAPERQPSFETTGRMPIEPIYTQDDLEGWDPVTQLGFPGEFPFTRGIQPTMYRGRFWTMRQYAGFGTAEESNQRYRYLLAQGQTGLSVAFDLPTQIGYDSDDPMAAGEVGKVGVAIDSIEDMLTLFDGIPLDKVTTSMTINATAAILLALYVAVGKHQGVPPEELGGTVQNDILKEYIARGTYIYPPKPSMRLITDIFAYCKDNVPQWNTISISGYHMREAGCTAAQEIAFTLANGIAYVEAAIGAGLDVDEFAGRLSFFFACHNNFLEEVAKFRAARRLWAHIMRDRFEAKNSRSQMLRFHTQTGGATLTAQQPENNIVRTTVQALAAVLGGTQSLHTNSMDEALALPTEKAVQIALRTQQILAYESGVADVIDPLGGSYFVEDLTNRLEAEAREYIKTIDSMGGALAAIEKGFQQKEIQEAAYRYQMQVENKERIIVGVNEFVVAEEEHPEILRVDPAIGQRQVEKLRRLRATRDNAAVERMLDRIEQAARGTENLVPIMVEAVENRVTLGEISHRLRKVWGEQREPVFI
- a CDS encoding cobalamin B12-binding domain-containing protein; translation: MSTATATDKIRVLIAKPGLDGHDRGAKVVARALRDGGCEVIYTGIRQTPEMIAEAALQEDVDVVGLSILSGAHLELFPRVVEELKKRGLDDVLLFCGGIIPEEDTEALQKLGFKAIFRPGTNTQDIVKFVYDNVKKK